One Actinosynnema pretiosum DNA segment encodes these proteins:
- a CDS encoding O-methyltransferase yields MNPLPTKGSAPGAVSAPGAPRPVTPVALLADTLTRLARRPDLPPDVAAELTAAAELASGVDGYAGRCTTPESPALRELAARTAEHDWRGRGGGVALEQEMLSGHVEGQLLKTLLRALRARRVLEIGMFTGYSALAMAEELPDDGVVVACELDPDVAAFARDRFSASPHGGKVDVRVGPALDTLAGLVGGEPFDLVFVDADKAGYTGYLAAVLDGGLLAPHGLVCVDNTLMQGKTYLPGARDAVGAAVDRFNRHVAQRPDVAQVLVPVRDGLTLIRRVTPGTGEP; encoded by the coding sequence GTGAACCCGTTGCCCACCAAGGGGTCCGCGCCCGGCGCCGTGTCCGCGCCGGGCGCGCCCCGCCCCGTGACGCCGGTGGCGCTGCTCGCCGACACCCTGACCCGGTTGGCGCGGCGGCCCGACCTGCCGCCCGACGTGGCCGCCGAGCTGACCGCCGCCGCGGAACTGGCGTCCGGTGTGGACGGTTACGCCGGTCGGTGCACCACGCCGGAGTCGCCCGCCCTGCGCGAGCTGGCCGCCAGGACCGCCGAGCACGACTGGCGGGGCAGGGGCGGCGGGGTCGCGCTGGAGCAGGAGATGCTGTCCGGCCACGTGGAGGGGCAGCTGCTCAAGACCCTGCTGCGGGCGCTGCGGGCGCGGCGGGTGCTGGAGATCGGCATGTTCACCGGCTACTCGGCGCTCGCCATGGCCGAGGAGCTGCCGGACGACGGGGTCGTCGTCGCCTGCGAGCTGGACCCGGACGTGGCGGCCTTCGCGCGGGACCGGTTCTCCGCCTCGCCGCACGGCGGGAAGGTCGACGTGCGGGTCGGGCCCGCGCTCGACACCCTCGCCGGGCTGGTGGGCGGCGAGCCGTTCGACCTGGTGTTCGTGGACGCCGACAAGGCCGGGTACACCGGGTACCTCGCGGCCGTGCTGGACGGCGGGCTGCTCGCGCCGCACGGGCTGGTGTGCGTGGACAACACGCTCATGCAGGGCAAGACCTACCTGCCCGGCGCCCGTGACGCGGTGGGCGCGGCCGTGGACCGGTTCAACCGGCACGTGGCGCAGCGGCCGGACGTGGCGCAGGTGCTCGTGCCGGTGCGCGACGGGCTCACCCTGATCCGCAGGGTGACGCCCGGAACGGGGGAGCCGTGA